In Humulus lupulus chromosome 7, drHumLupu1.1, whole genome shotgun sequence, the following are encoded in one genomic region:
- the LOC133789411 gene encoding germin-like protein subfamily 1 member 17, translated as MKGIHYLLVVATLAVAASIISAYDPSPLQDFCVAIDDPKKALFVNGKFCKNPKLVKPEDFFFSGLNMAGDTTNPVGSNVTTVNVDTLPGLNTLGVSLVRIDYAPYGQNPPHTHPRASEILVVVEGTLYVGFVTSNQADGKNLLFTKILNKGDVFVFPIGLIHFQLNIGKTPAVAFAGLSSQNPGVITIANAVFGATPPINPYLLARAFRLDKNVVLNLQKQFWSSN; from the exons atgaaggGCATCCATTACTTACTAGTGGTTGCCACATTGGCTGTGGCAGCCTCCATTATCTCTGCCTATGATCCAAGCCCTCTTCAGGACTTCTGTGTGGCGATAGATGATCCAAAAAAGGCCT TGTTCGTGAATGGAAAATTCTGCAAAAACCCAAAACTAGTGAAGCCAGAAGATTTCTTCTTCTCAGGGCTCAACATGGCCGGAGACACCACCAACCCAGTCGGATCCAACGTCACCACCGTCAACGTGGACACCCTCCCGGGGCTGAACACCCTCGGCGTCTCACTGGTGCGTATAGACTACGCTCCGTACGGCCAGAACCCCCCTCACACTCACCCACGCGCCTCCGAGATACTGGTGGTGGTGGAGGGAACGCTGTACGTGGGGTTCGTGACGTCGAACCAAGCTGACGGTAAGAACCTTCTGTTCACGAAGATCCTGAACAAGGGTGACGTGTTCGTGTTCCCAATAGGGTTGATTCATTTCCAGCTCAATATCGGAAAGACTCCGGCGGTGGCTTTTGCCGGTCTTAGTAGCCAAAACCCTGGAGTCATCACCATTGCTAATGCTGTGTTTGGAGCCACGCCTCCCATCAATCCTTATCTTCTTGCTAGGGCTTTCCGTTTGGACAAGAATGTTGTGCTAAACCTTCAGAAGCAGTTCTGGTCCAGTAATTGA
- the LOC133791333 gene encoding uncharacterized protein LOC133791333, protein MAEAKKLDYRCSPRRVFSVISKLNGDQKEVVKQMGFGALLGMKDCVVRRNLVTWLFSRFNTQDGSLEVHGKQFKLNSQIFGATMGVKDGVENLFHGSKKKHSKKKVESTAVQVLEAKLITGQSADMSFVRDFLLFIVSVFLMPNTSVNVAREVEDPIKAINDIAAVCRVNWASLSYNYLWKALRRHQKNKGMFVGGCIYFLQLFCCHHVVWKEGYVDRSLCPLNVWSDDDFKAILDWVQEHGGFESNKIPMIELQDGAAASKMPATLTSLCDKVESIENKIIEKEIEMVKFHEDLKLQMTKEFKRLRRSLSGGISSRAIGEAFD, encoded by the exons atggctGAAGCAAAGAAGTTAGATTATAGATGCTCACCTCGTAGGGTATTTTCTGTTATTTCCAAACTCAATGGGGATCAAAAGGAGGTAGTGAAACAAATGGGATTTGGGGCACTTTTGGGGATGAAAGATTGTGTCGTAAGAAGGAATCTAGTGACATGGTTGTTTTCTCGGTTCAACACCCAGGACGGGTCTTTGGAGGTTCATGGGAAACAATTTAAATTGAACAGTCAAATATTTGGTGCTACGATGGGTGTTAAGGATGGTGTTGAAAATTTATTTCATGGTAGCAAGAAGAAGCATTCGAAAAAGAAGGTTGAAAGCACTGCTGTGCAAGTTCTAGAGGCGAAATTGATAACAGGTCAATCGGCGGACATGTCCTTCGTTCGAGACTTCTTGCTCTTTATTGTCTCTGTATTCTTGATGCCTAATACGTCTGTAAATGTTGCTCGCGAAGTGGAGGATCCTATAAAGGCCATAAATGACATTGCAGCGGTTTGTCGTGTTAACTGGGCATCACTGTCGTACAATTATCTATGGAAGGCCCTTCGACGGCATCAGAAAAACAAAGGCATGTTTGTCGGAGGATGCATATATTTTTTACAG TTATTTTGCTGTCATCACGTTGTTTGGAAGGAAGGATATGTTGATAGATCCCTCTGCCCTTTAAATGTGTGGTCTGACGATGATTTCAAGGCTATACTGGATTGGGTACAGGAGCATGGGGGGTTTGAATCAAATAAA ATTCCAATGATAGAGTTGCAGGACGGTGCTGCAGCATCGAAGATGCCTGCCACGCTCACCTCTTTGTGTGATAAGGTTGAATCGATTGAGAACAAAATTATTGAAAAGGAAATAgaaatggtaaaatttcatgaGGATTTGAAGTTGCAAATGACCAAGGAATTCAAACGATTACGTAGGAGTTTGAGCGGCGGAATCAGTTCAAGG GCTATTGGAGAAGCTTTCGATTAG
- the LOC133789412 gene encoding uncharacterized protein LOC133789412 has protein sequence MLLECGIGFRNEPSYGNYSPSFNESNLGEVKHDFINFELTFSPRKELFNEVPGNTDPNAFSCEPSNSENGKTMVEMDKDFNESLAKVRPPEKEKKEVEKGKEKDIVDEVTTHEPSIPGITVDHVVHEIEEDDNEKIDPPTLRREKELCKLDNLFQNMIHTYNESNYYQIGAFKLRRPLALASFEIALFIFDFSLSLTEVLVVNPMAKLERWYFRSLRPEAHVDMKIIDAFAHVLRFTHKEKCDKMEDMRTLILPTFHPNLESGHGRNFWEMGDFGFLGVPVDVTLVLNNAEKVFQAFLMQVIYFL, from the exons ATGTTGTTGGAGTGCGGTATAGGATTTCGGAATGAACCTTCTTATGGAAACTACTCACCCTCCTTCAACGAAAGCAACCTGGGGGAAGTGAAGCATGActtcattaattttgaattaacattTTCACCACGGAAGGAGTTGTTCAATGAGGTCCCAGGAAACACTGACCCAAATGCTTTTTCCTGTGAACCATCTAATTCAGAGAATGGGAAGACCATGGTTGAAATGGACAAGGATTTCAACGAATCTCTTGCTAAAGTTAGACCTCctgagaaagaaaagaaggaggtgGAGAAAGGGAAGGAGAAGGATATTGTGGATGAAGTCACGACTCATGAACCTAGTATCCCGGGGATTACGGTTGATCATGTTGTACATGAAATAGAGGAAGATGATAATGAGAAGATCGATCCTCCCACTCTAAGGAGAGAGAAGGAGCTCTGCAAATTGGACAACTTGTTTCAGAATATGATTCACACATACAATGAAAGCAATTACTACCAAATTGGAGCATTCAAATTGCGGAGGCCGTTGGCCCTGGCGAGTTTCGAAATCGCACTTTTCATTTTTGACTTCAGTTTGTCTTTGAC TGAGGTGTTGGTAGTAAATCCAATGGCAAAGTTGGAACGTTGGTACTTTAGGAGCCTTAGGCCTGAAGCTCATGTGGACATGAAG ATTATTGATGCTTTTGCTCATGTACTACGATTTACACATAAAGAGAAGTGTGACAAAATGGAGGATATGAGAACTCTAATTTTGCCCACCTTTCATCCCAATTTG GAAAGTGGTCATGGTCGGAACTTTTGGGAGATGGGGGATTTTGGTTTTCTTGGTGTACCTGTCGATGTTACTTTGGTTCTAAATAATGCCGAAAAGGTATTCCAAGCCTTCCTTATGCaagttatttattttctttga
- the LOC133791334 gene encoding uncharacterized protein LOC133791334 → MKDIEYNHWILVVLDIKSSCASYWDSMSTARAKRHRIHMLSTLLKKLDKLLLRTMDDVHSGRPVFEVFNIVPAGKLPQQDNGHDCGIFVMRFMEYIASGQSPPSTYIVDHNERF, encoded by the exons ATGAAGGACATCGAATACAATCACTGGATACTGGTTGTATTGGACATTAAGAGTTCCTGTGCATCGTATTGGGACTCCATGTCCACTGCACGCGCAAAAAGGCACAGGATACATATGCTTAGCACACTG TTGAAGAAGCTTGATAAGTTGCTGTTGAGGACGATGGATGATGTGCATTCTGGCCGACCTGTTTTTGAAGTTTTCAATATAGTGCCTGCCGGAAAACTCCCGCAACAGGACAATGGACatgattgtggtatttttgtcatGAGGTTTATGGAGTACATTGCATCTGGACAATCTCCTCCCTCGACCTAT ATAGTCGACCATAATGAGAGATTCTGA
- the LOC133791335 gene encoding protein FAR1-RELATED SEQUENCE 5-like: MESDICTVPGQVKFFNKDPQELSKEDIVHQHLNTLQEWEDFYYTYSQWMGFSVRKEDVRREKADNSEWQRKWVCSKQGFRREKWKNLTNRKKTPRAITRTGCLAVLRVNLDRSDNTWVAKDFNPVHNHDLAAKTELHFLRSNRAIPECIGAQVISMRRSGIRTCHILNHLARERGGREYLPFMKKDLYNWIGRQRRQEAEEGETDAEGALGCLECLGLCDPDFYETHTIDKDFRLADLFWADGNCRTDYNLFGEIMAFDTTYRKNAYNKPLLIFVGVNHHFRTIVFAVALLYDETEETYIWVLQEFLECMKNKAPHVIVTDGDHAMANAIKVVMPQSVHRLCAWHLQANLTSNAPHPLFKAKFNELLYQYCTEEQFEDTWNNMVSEFHLQESRWAKTTYANRKSWAKCFLRGNFFADLTTTQRSESINSYLSHFLTSKLKLRDLVGQVDAAIQNIRHTEREDDFISNHTSPSIPTNVLHQYYQQVASILTRTMYEKVAEQISSALSYSVDSADVTVNSRSYYLTRFPEGLVRSQVNYDTDHGHINCTCMLFESDGIPCRHIFAVMKHLNIPCIPDFLFKARWRKDAKSYVELNGFPHSRVPADVLVCTRWGSLTSRFNAMGYFATKQSDTYKEAMNEMSRLEEKFKSMCFQFCNQSGDANIEQNENHSHPSNRGIRDPALIRTKGREPNKKSKGKEKEHDNKVANKRRCRNCNELGHNRATCKVQPQIQMTQQFQPFSKFPSTEASVCCGFIQPGESNDDGNNDTSTPW, translated from the coding sequence ATGGAAAGTGACATCTGTACAGTACCGGGCCAAGTTAAATTTTTCAATAAAGATCCACAAGAACTATCAAAAGAAGACATCGTACATCAACACCTTAATACCCTCCAAGAATGGGAAGATTTTTATTACACGTACTCTCAATGGATGGGGTTTAGTGTTCGAAAAGAAGATGTTCGCCGCGAGAAGGCCGATAACTCAGAGTGGCAAAGAAAATGGGTTTGCTCGAAACAGGGCTTCAGAAGAGAGAAGTGGAAAAACCTAACTAACCGAAAGAAAACACCCAGAGCCATTACCAGGACAGGTTGTCTCGCAGTACTCCGAGTAAACTTGGATAGGTCGGATAACACGTGGGTGGCGAAAGACTTTAACCCAGTTCATAATCATGACCTAGCTGCAAAGACAGAGCTACATTTCCTGCGATCCAACCGAGCTATACCAGAATGTATAGGTGCACAGGTCATTTCAATGAGACGATCGGGCATACGCACTTGCCATATATTAAATCATCTAGCACGAGAAAGGGGAGGACGTGAGTATCTTCCATTCATGAAAAAGGATCTTTATAATTGGATTGGTCGCCAAAGACGACAGGAAGCAGAAGAAGGGGAAACAGACGCTGAAGGTGCACTCGGTTGCCTAGAATGCCTCGGTTTGTGTGACCCTGATTTCTATGAAACACACACAATTGACAAGGACTTCAGATTGGCAGACCTGTTCTGGGCCGATGGAAATTGTCGTACAGATTACAATTTGTTCGGCGAAATCATGGCTTTTGACACGACATATAGGAAAAATGCATACAACAAACCATTACTAATCTTCGTCGGGGTGAACCATCATTTCAGAACAATTGTTTTTGCAGTTGCATTGTTATACGATGAGACGGAGGAGACATACATATGGGTTTTACAAGAATTCTTAGAGTGCATGAAAAACAAGGCACCGCATGTTATTGTCACCGACGGAGACCACGCTATGGCAAACGCAATAAAGGTAGTCATGCCGCAGTCAGTCCACCGTTTGTGTGCGTGGCACCTTCAGGCCAACTTAACCAGCAATGCACCTCACCCACTTTTCAAGGCAAAATTCAACGAGCTCCTTTATCAATATTGTACCGAGGAACAGTTTGAGGATACTTGGAACAATATGGTCTCAGAATTCCATCTTCAAGAAAGTCGCTGGGCAAAAACAACTTACGCCAACCGTAAAAGTTGGGCTAAGTGTTTCCTTCGGGGAAACTTCTTCGCGGATCTTACAACCACCCAAAGGTCCGAGTCAATCAATTCCTACCTATCGCACTTCCTAACGAGCAAACTTAAGCTTAGGGATCTTGTCGGCCAAGTTGATGCAGCCATACAGAACATTCGCCACACCGAAAGGGAGGATGACTTCATCAGTAACCACACTTCGCCCAGTATACCAACAAACGTCCTCCACCAGTACTACCAACAAGTTGCCTCCATTCTTACCAGGACCATGTACGAAAAGGTGGCAGAGCAAATCAGTAGTGCTCTTTCATACTCAGTTGACTCTGCAGATGTTACAGTTAACAGTCGATCGTACTACTTGACACGTTTCCCAGAAGGACTTGTACGGAGTCAAGTGAACTACGACACTGACCATGGACACATCAATTGTACATGTATGCTGTTCGAGTCCGATGGAATTCCATGTCGTCATATATTCGCTGTTATGAAGCACTTGAACATACCTTGCATTCCAGACTTTCTGTTTAAGGCTAGATGGAGGAAGGATGCTAAGAGCTATGTTGAATTGAATGGTTTCCCCCATTCTAGGGTGCCCGCTGATGTGTTGGTATGTACAAGATGGGGATCATTAACATCACGGTTCAATGCAATGGGATACTTTGCGACCAAGCAAAGCGACACTTACAAAGAGGCCATGAATGAGATGTCTCGGTTGGAGGAGAAATTTAAGTCAATGTGCTTCCAATTTTGTAATCAATCCGGTGACGCAAACATTGAGCAAAATGAGAACCACTCCCACCCATCTAACAGAGGGATCCGAGATCCAGCTTTAATTCGGACTAAGGGGAGGGAACCTAATAAAAAGTCAAAAGGAAAGGAGAAGGAGCATGATAACAAGGTGGCTAACAAGAGAAGATGCAGAAACTGCAACGAGTTAGGGCACAACAGGGCAACTTGCAAAGTTCAACCTCAAATTCAAATGACTCAACAATTTCAACCATTTTCTAAGTTTCCATCCACAGAAGCAAGTGTATGTTGTGGCTTCATCCAGCCTGGAGAAAGCAATGACGATGGCAATAATGACACATCTACACCATGGTAA